Within Limisalsivibrio acetivorans, the genomic segment GGCTCCCTTATCTTTATGGATAAGCTTAAGAAGGGGCTTGACCCCAAGGGACTGCTTAACCCGCATAAAATGGGGCTGTAAATGTACGATGATGTTGTAAAAGAGCTGAAAGAACTCGAGGAACTCGTCCTCAAATGCATGAAGTGCGGAACCTGCCATGCGGACTGCCCCCTCTATAATCAGGATGGTAAGGAACAGTCCGTTGCCAGAGGCAAGATTGCACTGATCCAGTCCGTATATGAAGGACGCCTTGAGGATGCAGGTAAGATCCTCAAGCACATAGATTACTGCGTGCTCTGCGGAAGATGTAAGCAGAGCTGCCCCAGCGGCGTTAAGACCGATGAGATATTCCTCAAAGCAAAATCGGTTCTGCGCAAGATAGAGAAGATGAAGGGGTGGCAGAAGTTTGTGCTTTCCATAGCCATGGAGAAGCCGGAGTTATTAGCTAAGATGGCTCCCCTTATGCATATGGGACTCAAGTTCGGCAGTAAAAAGATAAAGGATGATGTATTTAAGCCTATCATCCCCATAGCCGGCGGGCGTAACGTTGTATCAGTGAAGAGCAAAACCTTTGCGGACACTTACGGCGGCCTGAACAAAGCGAAGGGTGAAGAGAAGATGACTGTTATCTTCTATCCCGGTTGCGCCGCAAACATGATATACACCAGCTGGGGCGAGGCTATCGTTGAAACGCTTAACTATTTCGGTGTCTCTGTGTATGTTCCCGAGGTGAACCACTGCTGCGGAATACCTGCGGCAACCATGGGTGAACTCGATCTTTTTAAGAAAATGGTCAATAAAAATATTGATTATTTCGATTCCCTTGATGCGAAATATATTGTAACATGCTGTCCTACTTGTCAGTATGGACTGAACGAGATGGGGCCCAAGCAGACCGGAAGATCTCCCGAACAGGAGATGATGGACGTTGTTGTCTTTCTGGAAGAGGTTCTTCATGCTGATATTAAGCTTGAGACCGGCGAGAAAACTACGATCCATTTCCCCTGCCATTACGACCGGAGCAAAGACTCTCTTCTTGAATCCTTCGTTAAGGATAATCTCGGAACGGATTATACAAAACTCAAGAACCAGAGCTGTTGCGGGTTTGGCGGTACATTCAGCCTTAAGCACTACGGAAAATCCAGCGATATTTCCACATCAAAGGCAGAGGAGATCTCTACAAAGGGATTCCAGCGGGTTTACACACCATGCCCCGGGTGCGCTATGCAGCTCACCGATGCCCTCGCTAAGGAGGGCTCTGAGGCGGATGTGTCCCATCCTGTACAGTTGTTTTACGAGAGTGTAGTCAAGAAATCGTAACAACAAGGCAGAATTATGAAGTTTCAAAAGATTAAGCCGAAAAGAGTCAGCGACGAGATCTACCGCCAGCTTAAGGAGATGATCCTTACGGGCGAGCTGAATCCTGACGAAAAGCTTCCCTCAGAGAGGGAGCTAGCCGTGCAGATGGGCGTAAGCAGGCCTTCATTGCGTGAGGCTCTCCAAAAGCTTGAAGCTCAGGGATTCCTTGAGCAGATCCAAGGGGATGGTACCTACGTTAAATCGGTCACCGCACCGCTTATTGCTCCCGCATTCACAGAACTTATCAAGCGTGATGATGCCATCTTTGATCTCATGGAGATCCGAAAGCATCTTGAGACGTGGTCAGCCAGAGCAGCGGCAGAGCGTGCCACTGAAGAAGAGATAGCCCAAATGCATGAGTATCTTGAAGAGATGCGTATGGCAAAGGAACACGGCGAGGTCGGGCACATCTCCGATGCGAATTTCCACAGCGTTATATCCTATGCAACCCACAACGTCTTCCTTGTGCATGTGATGAACAACATCTATGAATGGATCGAGAAGGTGAGTTACGAGGTTCGCTCAAGGCTCTATACCAGCCCGGAAGACCATAACGAACTTTTCAGACAGCACAGCTGTATATTTGAATCCATCAGCAGGAAGGATCCCGATGCGGCCTACGACTGCATGGTGGAGCATATGAACTATATTTTCACCAAGCTGGAGAAGATCTTCGGCCCCAGAAAGATGCCAAAACCCCTTGTTAAAAAGGACAGCATCATCTGATAATCTCCGGCTCGGTCTGAATGGCTTTTACTTATTGGTAAAATAGATTAATTTCAGTCAGGAGGAACAATATGAGCCGGAAAACAGCTCTTGTAACAGGAGCGGCGAGCGGAATCGGTCTTGCCGTTGCAGAAAGCCTTGCAGGTGCGGGCTACAACGTAATGTGTGCAGACATCAACGAGGAAAAGGGGAAGGAAGAAGCGGCAAGGATAGGCGCATCCTTCTTCAAATGCGACCTCAGCAAGCGTGAGGAATGCAAAGCCCTCGTGGAGGCTTGTGCAGCGGAGTTCGGCAGTGTAGATATACTCATCAACAACGCCGGGATCCAGCATGTATCACCCGTTGAAGACTTCCCCGAAGATAAGTGGGATTTCATGATTTCTCTCATGCTCACCGCAACATTTCTTCTTACAAAATATTCATGGAACTATATGAAAAAGAACGGTTGGGGCAGGGTTATCAACGTAAACTCAGTCCACGGTCTTCGTGCATCCGCATTCAAAACGGCTTATATATCTGCCAAGCACGGCGTTACCGGCTTTACCAAAACCACTGCCCTTGAAGGTGGTCCCCACGGTATAACAGTGAATTCCATCTGCCCCGCCTATGTGCGCACACCCCTTGTGGACGGTCAGATTGCTGATCAGGCGAAGGCTCACGGCATAAGCGAAAACGAGGTTATCGAAGAGGTTATGCTCAAGAAGGCGGCGGTTAAAAAGCTTATCGAGCCTAGCGAGATAGGTGATATTGTGTTGTATCTCTGCTCCGATTCGGCAAAATGCGTAACGGGTACGAGTTTTACGATCGATTGCGGCTGGACGGCGCAATAAGTATTTAGATAATTGGATAAAAGGCTCACTGAGGTGAGCCTTAGTCTTATAATCTATGGAATTTGCCATCCATGGAAATTCCATCGTTGTTCGGGCAGGGAAACCCTGCCCTCTCGCACTTCCGGCTTCGTGAATTGAGCAAAGCCCAATTCAGCTACGCCTGCAGAGCCAACATCCATGTTGGCTTATTATGTATCAACCTTTAACGTATGATTAGCATAAGCTTTCATGGATGAAAGCTCGCTTGCGTAAGTGAGAAGGAGCAACATTATTAATCTGGAAAATTCATCATCCTGAGAATTTCCCTGCCGCTACGCTCGGCTAAGCCTTCGCTTCGCTTACTTCCGTTATAGAATATGAAGCATAGCTCCATATTCTTCACTTCAGGGCTGTCTTTTTTTTATCTATGGAATTTACCATCCATGGAAATTCCATTGCCGCTACACTCGGCAAAGCCTTCGCTCCGCTTACTTCCGGCTACGTGAATTGAGCAGAGCCCAATTCAGCTACGCCTTCAGGGCTTCCATCCATGGAAGCCTGTTGCGTATCAACCTTAATAATTATCTTTCAAATGGGTTTTTAAGGGGATCCTAAGGGGAAAGTTTTCCCTAAAAATTTCCCCTTAGTCTTATTCTTTACATAATCACATTCGAAATTAGTCACTAATTTATTTGTATTGCGCTTATGCGCCACATACTATTTAGAAAAGTATGCAAAACTATTCCCTCAGGGTTTTCCAGCCATTAATCTGGGAAATTCATCATCCTGAGAATTTCCCTGGTCTGATTTTATGTATGGAATTTACCATTCATGGAAATTCCATTGTTGTTCGGGCAAGGAGACCTTGCCCTCTCGTACTTCCGGCTTCGTGAATTGAGCAAAGCCCAATTCAGCTACGCCTACAGAGCCAACATCCATGTTGGCTTATTATGTATCAACCTTAAACGTATGATTAGCACAAGCTTCCATGGATGGAAAATTATTCAGACAGATAAAGGAGTTTTTGAGGGGTTGTTAAGGGGTGGTTTGTTCCTAAAAAGCACCCCTTAAAATTATTCATTTCATATTTGATAAGATAGTATTGGCTGAATTACCTCCCTGACATGTATGAGTCGTAAGGGTTTTTCATTATATACTCTCTGTTTGGGTCCATTTGCCAGCCGTGTGAGCCTCCAGTGGGTCTCCATGGTGAGTTATATGCATTGAAGTTGCGTTTATTATTCACGTATTCGTTACAGAATCGCTGGCTTGCCTCGGGTGTTGCGGGGCCGACAGCGATTGCCCATGTTTTATAGACGTTATTGAACGTTTTGTTATGGATCTTTGTCATCATGCCTGTTCTGGGCTTTCCTTTTACCACTCTGCAACGGCGTATGGCCTGGAATTTCTCGGTTTCGATGTATGCGTAGTGGTATCTTGGCATCCTTGACTTTAGCCTCCCCTCAATACTGTGTCTTTCGCCGGAACTGAGGTATCCGTTTCGCTCAAGAAGATCGAGCCATTGGCCCATACATTTATCGTAGTGGAGTTTGCTGAATCCTTTCTTAATGGTACGAAAGGTCTGCACTACCATCTTTGACTGCTCCACAGAGAAGGTTGCCTCGCTCATGTATCCCAGTTCCTTGTAGATCTGCTGATTTCCGGAGTTCTGGATATTCCGCACCATGCTGGAGCGGTTGGGGACGCATGGTGGGATCATCTCATTTGCGATTCGGTCTGTTATGTGCCTGTAACGGCGCTGACCGAGCCTTATTGCATCGTAGCTCGACATCTGGGGCTTGGCGGGCTGGCTCTTTTTAGGTGTGTAAGATGGCTTGGTTGGTACAGGCACAGGTACAGGTTCTGGCGGTGTTATGGGGATCTCTTCTCTGAGCTTCGGAAAGGGTTTTGAAGGTGTTGAGGCAACCTTTGTTTCACCTTCCAGTTGAAGATTAAAGCTTCCTTTACCTATCCTCCCTTCGGAGTCCTTAACAGTATATTTTACAAAGGCGTTTTCGAACTCCAGTACCGGATTTGCTGTCATATCCATCCGGCCGCTGTCGCTAATGTTCATGGAGAGGCTACTGCTGTGGTTTGCATTAATTCTATACGGCGGCTTGAATCTGGAGGGGATGTTCAGCTGAGCCGTTGAGCGTTGGCTGTGTTTCATGTAAGTGGGGTGTTTTGCTCCGACAGTGTAGAAGTCCTTGCTAAATTCCCTGGTTTTAGTCATTTTACGGCCGTCGGGTGCTGTGATAGTTACTTCTGCCACTGCCTTGCTTCCAGCTGGCACAGTGCTTGGTCTCAATACGATTCCTGTTCTATGCTCAGATGAACTGCCGGATATATCTTTATCGTGGGAGAGGTTTGTGTAAACCTTTCCGGTTTCCTTGTCCTTAACTATAAAGTCCGCCTTAATTGAGCCTTCGTTTGAGGTGAAATAGGCGTAGATATACACTTCTTCATCGTTGTAAAGCGTATCTGTATCGGGGCTTCCGCTTGAATGACTGGAGATGTCGATACGATCAATGGCAACGCTCTGGGCTATGGTGAAGGGGGTGTCTGAGGATACACAGCTTTCCGGCATACCATCTATGCAGTGGCGCAGGCTGACGGTGTAGCGTCCGTCCGGCAGGCTGTCCAGCCGGAAGCGGAAGCGGTAGTTCTTTGTCTCACCGGAGGCGATCCCTGTATCCTGCTTAACAAGCCCTGGAAGTGGACTGCCGGTGGCATCGTTAACCTGCCATGTGAGTATGGATAGAGGTGCTGGCTCAACCTTTGTATGGGAAACATTAGCCTGAAAGGCGAGGATCTCACCGTTCTGCACAGCTCTGTTTATGGGTTCACCGTCGTAAGTGCTGAGGCTCGCTTTGATGGTGAACGGGTTCAGATTGTCACCTTTTACTGCAAACTGATCCCCCTCGCTCTGGCCGTAGGGGTCGGTTATTATCGCATGAAGTTTATCTCCCCCCTTCGGCGTACTGTCGAGTTCCAGTTCCTCGGAGAACACGCCCGAGACGGGGAGGGTGATACGTTTGTTGTAAACCTTTCTTTCGGTATCCCCCGATTCAAGGTATACGCTCAAGGTGTATTCGTATCCTGGTGCACCTTTGAAGGCGAGTGAGGCAGGGGGGCTGAACCTGACTTCGTGGGGTCTGGACAGGGCATCAAGCGATTTTTTCAGAGCGATGCGGGCAGATTCAAAGGCTTGTTTTTTTACCTCAAGGGCGGCCTCCTTGGCTGCCTGTTCGGTGACACGGTTGAAGGTGGTCTGGATATAACCGCGCTGGTTATAAACTATCTGGACAAGGAAATGGTTGAACACCTCTCTCATATCCTCGAAGTCGTGCCCGAGGATCTGGCGTATTCTTGCGGGGTTCCCCCCTGTCTGTATCTCAATGTCCGGGCTTTTGCTCATCCATACCGAATACATCCTGTCCTCGTAATCCACCATGCGCTGGCGAAGTGGTGTTCCGGGATCGAGGGAGTAAGAGGGGATATAGGGCTCCCTGTTCTTTGCTGCGGCGAGGACCTGATCGTTCAGGATATCGAGCAGATCCTTATAAGCACGGGTCTCGTATAGTTCATCCGACCAGTTGGCTATTACAGATTCTATGGCGATGCGGGCGGTTTTGTGCAGGCCCATATATTGACCAACAAGGGGATAGAAGTATCCTATGGCCGTTTCTGCACTCTGCTCCCTTGCGACCTTCCAGTCGCCGTTATAGGCGGCCTCTGCGATCCTAATGAAATCTAGGAACTCTGCACCGCCGAATTTGAAGCTTTTCGTCCTGCCGTTCACAGTAACGCCGATATGGTTTCCCTTGAATCCTCGCTTCTCAAGAAAATCGACATACTCATTAGCCGAGAAGTTGTTAAGGGTCGTGGTGAGATGGTCCCATGCGGCATCGGAGTATCCCCCCTTAGAGGGGTCGTAAAGCTTGAACTTTTCTTCCGCAAAGCATACGGAAGCCGTAAGTATTATCAGAACGATAATAACCTTCTTCATATATCACCTATTCAAGGATGGTCGCACCGGAAGGCTTGGGAGCCGGTTTGGGCTTTGTGCCCGTATTTCCAGAGGGCGCAGGTTTTACAGCCTCGGGTGCGGGAACGCCTATGTTGGTTCCTGTCTCGGGATTCTGGATCGGTTTCATATCGGCTTTGCCGTAGCTTCCGTAGAAGTAGTTTTTGGGGAGTCCCATAACGGTTGCCAGTTTGTTCATATCCTTCTTAAGGGCATCGCCAAAGGTGTTTATGTAGCGTACGAGTAGGTAGTCATCATGGGGTGCGGCCATGAGAAGTATTGAGTATGCGCCCTGAAAGTTGCCTGCATGGGCCTCTGCGAGGGCATCGAATATGGTTGCCGCCCTTTCCGCTGCCTTAATCTTTTCCTGTGACTGAAGGTTCGGTATGCGTTCCTTGATCCTTATGGAGGCCAGTTTGAGCATACCGGGCTGTGCGGCGAAGTTTGCATAGTGGCCGTAGTCTATCCAGAATTTTATTCTGTTGCCGTATTGGTCGTAGTTCGCTGTGAAAACCTCGCTGATATAGTGATAGTCCATTCTGACACTGAACATACGGTACCACGCCTGATGCTCGAACATTGCTGAGGGGTTCATCATAAGTGCTTTTTGGAATAGGGCAGCCCCTTCCTTCCTGAGACCTGCCTTTGTGGCGGTTAACGCCTTCTCGAATATATCCTCCTGAGCTTTCGGCAGGGGCTTCTTTTCGTAATGGAATATTGCGGAGAAACTCAGATCCCCGGGGCGGACTGCGTATAGACCTCTTGTATAACCATTCGAATCAAGGTCCTCTATCCTCGCTCTCCGGAAGTCGTATTGCTTGACGGGGTCCTTTATGAAAAGATCGTCCACATAATTCATACACTCCATCTGCTTGGGGAGGTAGTAGGTTCTGTTTCTCGGGTCAGTGCATTTTTTGGCGATATTCTTGTTATCATCCATTTTTAGGCTTTTATACATCCATGGATCAGGGTAGTTCCAGTCTGTCATTCCGCCGTAGTTCATGTCGTTAAGATGTCTCAGCCATCTGTCCGCCTCTGCACGGTTCATTCCCCCCTTTGTAGTTGTACTGGGGAGGGTGTCGTGGAGTATGGAGAGCAGGGGTCTTTTGGTCCAGACAAGGTTTGTTCGTACATCAAAAAAAGTATAGGGGGAGCAATTGATAAAACCGAGGGTGTCTGCTTTGCCTTTGCATAGCTCAACGGACTTGTAATTGGGGTAGTTGGGAGCTGTTTTCGGTTTCTCCGTGTCCGGAACACCGGTGACCTTAAGGTAGTTGAATTTCAGTATATTTGGGCCGTATGCGATGAGCCCCACTCCGTTGCCGGGGAGGGGCAGGGCCCATTCCTTGTGCACTTCGGTTCCGTTTATGTAGAAGTAAGTCCTGCTGCCGAGCTTGGCCACCTTGAGTTTGTTGGTTTTGAACCGCCCTTTTATTATTGCTGGTGACGGCGTCCAGTCTTTAAGGGTTTCTGCAGTTTTGGAGTTCACCGCTTTACCGATCCAGAAGGAGCCGTCGCTGGAGATGTGGAAGCTGTAATAGTCTTTATATGCCCCTTTATATTTTATGCCGAACTTCATTCCGAAGGCTTTGCTGTCTTCACCGAAAAACCTTTTCACCTGGGTTTCGATGGTGTAGTCGTATTTTTCATTTATATAGACAGGGTAGTACTGCTCGAACCTCCCGACATTGCCTGCCATCTGGAAGTTGTAGGCTCCACCGGCGATCTTTGCCAGATAGTTATGCGATTTCTCCTCCTCCCAGCCGTTATGGGAGTCGAAGGTTTCATTGTAGAGAACCTGCTGTGGGGGAGCCTTTTCCTCTTCATGGGATTTACTCAGCGATTCGGGGAGTGATGATTTTACACTTGCGGCCATGCTGTTTGCTTTTTTGGCAACATCTGCGCATCCCGTTGAGAGGATGAATGAGGTTATTAATATAATTGGAAATATGAAAAGACGAGACATGCAGCTACCCTCCGGCTTATTGAAATTTTTTGCCGAAGAGGTATGGGAAAGCCCATAGCCGGACCCTCAGATTTTCTCCGACACAAATTATAATATCATTATGATACAGATATTTCACGGTAAAAGTAACCCCGATGGAGCACAAAACCGAAGAGGTTATTGATAGCAATAATCTATAAATGGGGAGCGTTTATTTCCT encodes:
- a CDS encoding (Fe-S)-binding protein, giving the protein MYDDVVKELKELEELVLKCMKCGTCHADCPLYNQDGKEQSVARGKIALIQSVYEGRLEDAGKILKHIDYCVLCGRCKQSCPSGVKTDEIFLKAKSVLRKIEKMKGWQKFVLSIAMEKPELLAKMAPLMHMGLKFGSKKIKDDVFKPIIPIAGGRNVVSVKSKTFADTYGGLNKAKGEEKMTVIFYPGCAANMIYTSWGEAIVETLNYFGVSVYVPEVNHCCGIPAATMGELDLFKKMVNKNIDYFDSLDAKYIVTCCPTCQYGLNEMGPKQTGRSPEQEMMDVVVFLEEVLHADIKLETGEKTTIHFPCHYDRSKDSLLESFVKDNLGTDYTKLKNQSCCGFGGTFSLKHYGKSSDISTSKAEEISTKGFQRVYTPCPGCAMQLTDALAKEGSEADVSHPVQLFYESVVKKS
- a CDS encoding FadR/GntR family transcriptional regulator, translated to MKFQKIKPKRVSDEIYRQLKEMILTGELNPDEKLPSERELAVQMGVSRPSLREALQKLEAQGFLEQIQGDGTYVKSVTAPLIAPAFTELIKRDDAIFDLMEIRKHLETWSARAAAERATEEEIAQMHEYLEEMRMAKEHGEVGHISDANFHSVISYATHNVFLVHVMNNIYEWIEKVSYEVRSRLYTSPEDHNELFRQHSCIFESISRKDPDAAYDCMVEHMNYIFTKLEKIFGPRKMPKPLVKKDSII
- a CDS encoding 3-hydroxybutyrate dehydrogenase, giving the protein MSRKTALVTGAASGIGLAVAESLAGAGYNVMCADINEEKGKEEAARIGASFFKCDLSKREECKALVEACAAEFGSVDILINNAGIQHVSPVEDFPEDKWDFMISLMLTATFLLTKYSWNYMKKNGWGRVINVNSVHGLRASAFKTAYISAKHGVTGFTKTTALEGGPHGITVNSICPAYVRTPLVDGQIADQAKAHGISENEVIEEVMLKKAAVKKLIEPSEIGDIVLYLCSDSAKCVTGTSFTIDCGWTAQ
- a CDS encoding carboxypeptidase-like regulatory domain-containing protein, with protein sequence MKKVIIVLIILTASVCFAEEKFKLYDPSKGGYSDAAWDHLTTTLNNFSANEYVDFLEKRGFKGNHIGVTVNGRTKSFKFGGAEFLDFIRIAEAAYNGDWKVAREQSAETAIGYFYPLVGQYMGLHKTARIAIESVIANWSDELYETRAYKDLLDILNDQVLAAAKNREPYIPSYSLDPGTPLRQRMVDYEDRMYSVWMSKSPDIEIQTGGNPARIRQILGHDFEDMREVFNHFLVQIVYNQRGYIQTTFNRVTEQAAKEAALEVKKQAFESARIALKKSLDALSRPHEVRFSPPASLAFKGAPGYEYTLSVYLESGDTERKVYNKRITLPVSGVFSEELELDSTPKGGDKLHAIITDPYGQSEGDQFAVKGDNLNPFTIKASLSTYDGEPINRAVQNGEILAFQANVSHTKVEPAPLSILTWQVNDATGSPLPGLVKQDTGIASGETKNYRFRFRLDSLPDGRYTVSLRHCIDGMPESCVSSDTPFTIAQSVAIDRIDISSHSSGSPDTDTLYNDEEVYIYAYFTSNEGSIKADFIVKDKETGKVYTNLSHDKDISGSSSEHRTGIVLRPSTVPAGSKAVAEVTITAPDGRKMTKTREFSKDFYTVGAKHPTYMKHSQRSTAQLNIPSRFKPPYRINANHSSSLSMNISDSGRMDMTANPVLEFENAFVKYTVKDSEGRIGKGSFNLQLEGETKVASTPSKPFPKLREEIPITPPEPVPVPVPTKPSYTPKKSQPAKPQMSSYDAIRLGQRRYRHITDRIANEMIPPCVPNRSSMVRNIQNSGNQQIYKELGYMSEATFSVEQSKMVVQTFRTIKKGFSKLHYDKCMGQWLDLLERNGYLSSGERHSIEGRLKSRMPRYHYAYIETEKFQAIRRCRVVKGKPRTGMMTKIHNKTFNNVYKTWAIAVGPATPEASQRFCNEYVNNKRNFNAYNSPWRPTGGSHGWQMDPNREYIMKNPYDSYMSGR